The following proteins come from a genomic window of Lolium rigidum isolate FL_2022 chromosome 5, APGP_CSIRO_Lrig_0.1, whole genome shotgun sequence:
- the LOC124655879 gene encoding uncharacterized protein LOC124655879: MASSKAPRPRAEASAPATSVAVAAARAQDAHPLRRSAAFPPRRTHHAHSHSHPPPHAHAHAPQRCDSERIGGRASRQTRCGEVAGGTAAGCAAVCCCFPCVMVEVVVLATVRAPAALCRRAVKASRRRRSASAGQASDMYELLVDDGTVSGPRDAAVVWPAVQPSDEAGEMEKEVWASFYGAGFWRSPSQLGDEIR; the protein is encoded by the coding sequence ATGGCCTCCAGCAAGGCCCCCCGCCCCCGCGCCGAGGCCTCTGCTCCGGCGACGTCggtggccgtggcggcggcgagggcccaGGACGCGCACCCGCTGCGCCGGTCCGCCGCATTCCCGCCGCGCCGCACGCACCACGCCCACAGCCACAGCCACCCGCCCCCGCACGCCCACGCCCACGCGCCGCAGCGCTGCGACAGCGAGCGGATCGGTGGCAGGGCCAGCAGGCAGACCCGCTGCGGCGAGGTGGCCGGCGGCACGGCCGCCGGCTGCGCCGCCGTGTGCTGCTGCTTCCCGTGCGTCATggtcgaggtcgtcgtgctcgccaCGGTGCGCGCCCCCGCCGCGCTCTGCCGGCGCGCGGTCAAGGCGAGCCGGCGCCGGCGGTCGGCATCAGCGGGGCAGGCGTCGGACATGTACGAGCTCCTCGTGGACGACGGCACCGTGTCCGGACCCCGCGACGCGGCGGTGGTCTGGCCGGCGGTGCAGCCGTCGGACGAGGCCGGGGAGATGGAGAAGGAGGTGTGGGCGAGCTTCTACGGCGCCGGCTTCTGGAGGAGCCCGTCCCAGCTCGGCGACGAGATCAGATGA